One region of Drosophila kikkawai strain 14028-0561.14 chromosome 2R, DkikHiC1v2, whole genome shotgun sequence genomic DNA includes:
- the LOC108070801 gene encoding leucine-rich repeat-containing protein 40, which produces MTFVGDGLNSPRKQGGGMDCSEDSLFPDKYHMRNTRVLNVSMANITGLPMEVLETARQELVNVVNLDGNLLIELPQDLHMLSELLTELVLSRNQISYVPTNISQYSKLAVLNLSCNLLCELPMELAGLQLLRELDISHNRFELLPRCIYELQSLGKLVANDNRIKDIDASDQGLGAMINLHTLILNNNDIQMVPPLLGNLTNIKQLELWGNTFRLPRHQVLAMGTLAVLAYLRTRIPA; this is translated from the coding sequence ATGACTTTCGTTGGCGATGGACTAAACAGTCCGCGTAAGCAGGGCGGCGGAATGGATTGCTCGGAGGATTCCCTGTTTCCCGATAAATATCACATGCGAAATACCCGAGTCCTGAATGTTTCCATGGCCAATATCACCGGATTGCCAATGGAGGTTTTAGAAACGGCTCGTCAGGAGCTGGTAAATGTTGTAAACCTAGACGGAAATCTGCTGATCGAGTTGCCTCAAGACCTGCACATGCTGAGCGAACTCCTCACTGAGCTGGTCCTCTCCAGAAACCAGATCTCCTATGTGCCCACAAACATATCGCAGTACTCGAAGCTCGCGGTTCTTAACCTATCCTGCAATCTGCTCTGTGAGCTGCCCATGGAGCTAGCCGGACTGCAGCTGCTCCGGGAGCTGGACATATCCCACAATCGCTTCGAGCTTTTGCCACGCTGCATCTACGAGCTACAGAGTTTGGGCAAGCTGGTGGCCAACGACAACCGCATCAAGGACATCGATGCCAGCGACCAAGGACTGGGCGCCATGATAAACCTGCACACCCTGATTCTGAACAACAATGACATCCAAATGGTGCCGCCCCTCCTGGGTAATCTGACCAATATTAAACAGCTGGAGCTGTGGGGCAATACCTTCCGTCTGCCGCGCCACCAGGTCCTGGCGATGGGAACATTGGCGGTGCTGGCCTACTTACGTACACGCATTCCTGCATAA
- the LOC108070812 gene encoding dynein light chain roadblock-type 2 — protein sequence MSRMSRISTIDQPEQPKLPPIAKKTVARARSYDDDAFIKLFDHRGGRDIIIMDNNGLPLRSTSSQRRTIFLVGNLKPLLFMARNVVRDLDPSNDITFMRIRSNIGEVHMTLGSEFILIVVQRFKKKFGNTEA from the exons ATGTCGAGAATGTCGAGGATTTCGACAATAGATCAGCCGGAACAACCCAAGCTGCCTCCCATCGCAAAGAAAACTGTTGC TCGTGCCAGATCCTACGACGATGATGCCTTCATCAAACTCTTCGACCATCGCGGCGGTCGGGACATCATAATTATGGATAACAATGGCTTGCCCTTGCGATCGACCTCCAGCCAGAGACGCACCATATTTCTTGTTGGCAATCTGAAGCCCCTTCTGTTCATGGCCCGGAATGTGGTCAGGGATCTGGATCCCTCCAACGATATAACATTCATGCGCATCCGCTCCAATATCGGCGAAGTGCACATGACCCTGGGATCCGAATTCATTTTGATAGTTGTGCAAAGGttcaaaaagaaatttggaAACACTGAGGCCTGA